A portion of the Carya illinoinensis cultivar Pawnee chromosome 11, C.illinoinensisPawnee_v1, whole genome shotgun sequence genome contains these proteins:
- the LOC122281722 gene encoding nucleoside diphosphate kinase 3: protein MTTQIFRFASRTSRSLLSASKGSRFYSEGRAAAAAATVSLRETVPFLASYYRRAGSESTSRGWISGVLAIPAAAYMLQEQEAHATELERTFIAIKPDGVQRGLISEIISRFERKGFKLVAIKIVIPSKEFAQKHYHDLKERPFFNGLCNFLSSGPVLAMVWEGEGVIKYGRKLIGATDPQKSEPGTIRGDLAVVVGRNIIHGSDGPETAKDEISLWFKPEELVSYTSNAEKWLYGEN, encoded by the exons ATGACCACTCAGATTTTCCGATTTGCTTCCAGAACCTCCAGGTCACTCCTCTCTGCCTCCAAAGGCTCTCGTTTCTACTCCG AAGGACGAGCCGCAGCTGCCGCCGCTACAGTGTCATTGAGAGAAACAGTGCCGTTTCTAGCTTCATACTACAGGAGGGCCGGTTCTGAGAGTACATCTAGAGGATGGATTTCAGGAGTCCTTGCCATTCCTGCAGCAG cTTACATGCTCCAGGAGCAGGAGGCACATGCTACAGAG CTAGAGCGCACTTTCATTGCTATCAAGCCTGATGGAGTGCAAAGAGGACTG ATTTCAGAAATCATATCTCGTTTTGAGCGGAAAGGGTTTAAACTCGTGGCCATTAAAATAGTGATTCCTTCGAAGGAGTTTGCACAGAAGCATTATCACGATCTGAAGGAAAGACCTTTCTTCAATGGCCTTTGCAACTTCCTTAGCTCTGGCCCTGTTCTTGCAATG GTCTGGGAAGGAGAGGGAGTTATTAAGTATGGTCGAAAGCTGATTGGAGCTACGGATCCACAGAAATCAGAACCTGGAACCATCAGAGGGGATCTAGCAGTTGTTGTTGGAAG AAACATCATCCATGGGAGTGATGGTCCAGAGACTGCCAAGGATGAGATCAGTTTGTGGTTTAAACCAGAAGAGTTGGTTAGCTACACAAGCAACGCAGAGAAGTGGCTCTATGGAGAGAACTGA